TCACGTGCCTCCTCCATGAGGCGGCTGAGGTCGGCGGCGGAGGTCACGTGGCGGTTCTCATCGAACTTCTTCCGCACCTCTGCGGCGGACTGCTTGAGCATCAGGGTATCGCCGGCGAAGGTCTTCCGAGTGGCTCTCAGCAGCGCTCTGTACGCCGTCAATGCTTCGCTCCCCATTTTCTGCTTGCTACGACGTCGTCTCCAGCACCACCGATCCAAgatgagtggaaaaagggaACGAATTTGgaaccaaaaatgaaaaatattgcaGCCCGATCTACtccgaatttatttaatgGTTAATAATATATAGGGTTTGGATTAgtattactaattttatttttatttttatttttattttatggagtattaacaAATTGGTCTATAAACGAAAATAGCTCAAATTTGAACATATTCCCTctgtccgtgaataggagtctcgattttccattttatttcgTTCCCGAATAGGGGtctcggttcataattactataaatggtaaagaccaacattccactaacttactCCATTCacgtatcatttaaaatttatatgtaCAAGTGagacttatattccactaactttctaccacccacttttattaacactaactttcttctatccatttttattaacatttcttaaaatccgtgctaGATaagaatgagactcctatccACGGAccgagggagtactattttacaaTATCTCAAAACATATCTAATAAACTTCACAAATTACTAATGTGATTAGTTTGATACTTGAAATATGGAGTACAAGtagtcttattttttcatttcttcgctattttttataaaattatttctaataaGATGAATCTCAATTTTTATCCAATACTTCAATGTTTcttgtattaaaactcgtgtaccaagactttattttatagattAAGGAAGTACAACTATGATACTTGCACAAAACTTGATGAATAAACTGCAACCATTAAATTGCATACCAATTTAGTCTGGCCTTGCTATGATGTTAGGGCATCCACTATAGGGGCGGCGCGCCGGCCGCCCCCTTCCCGGCGGCGCCGCGGCGGTGTATAGGGGGGAAGGCGTCCGCCCCGGGAGCGGACGAATTTGTTGGGGCGGAAGGGGTATCGCCGGCTTTGCGGCGAGGACGGGCCGctggagagagaaaagcggcggccgccgcgccTACCTATTGCGCGGCGACACCGCCGCGGCGGACCGCCggtttcccttttttttttttttttttaatttcgaatttttatttaatttattgacttatttaaataaatatccaCCAATTTGTCTTCCACTCCACACCCATTTTCACTCCACCCCCAATTTCACAACCCTAGATTTTACCGAGATGCACGGGAGAGACGAAGATTCACCCGGCACGGAAGAATCGGGATATGGATACTATCCTTCTTCCCAGCCATCTCAGCTGTGGGGATCGAGTCCCACCCCCCGGGGATCGAGTCCCAGTCCCCCTCCATTCCAGTCGTGGTCACCGACATCCCCGCCATGGCAACAAAGCCAATATCGGGATCAATCTTCTCATCAGAGGAATTTGGGTCGTTCGGCGTTTGGAGATTATCGACCCACTATGGACTCGCCCAACCATCCGCGGCCGGATACCCCTTCTCACTCTTTCCAGCGCACCCGGACTCCCCTGTCTGATTTCGATAGGTTCACACTGgagcagatgatggggatgatgagTCCGGGCCTTCCGGAGACCCCGCCGACGAGATCtggcggcgacggcggtggTGGGAGAGGCGGCGGCAACGGTGGTGGTGGGAGGGGCGGCGACAACGGTGGTGGTGGGAGGGGCGGCGGCAACGGCGGTGGGGGGAGAGGCGGTGGGGGGAGGGGCGGTGGCGACGGCGGTGGGGGGCGGgccggcggcgacggcgatgggGATGGCAGCGGCGGTAGCGATTCGCCGGTAACAAGTCGGGCCGTGCACTACACCAAAGACGAGTCGATTGCTGTAGCGAGGGCATGGGATGCCGTCACATCCGACCCCTGTGTTGGCACCGATCAGACCGAGATTAGCTTTTGGAAGCGCGTTTTGTTGACCTACAATGAGTTCAAGCCGAGAGGCGCCAAACCGCGTGACGCGGAACAGATCCGGAAAAAGTTTGGGAGGATTCTGACACTCACCAGGAAGTTCGTGGGCATCTACGGCAACAACCTTATCAACGCTGAGAGTGGCCGCAACGAAGCCGACGTGAAGGCTCTCTCCGTGTCCCAATACAACGCGCTATACAAGCCTAAGTTCACCCAGTGGGAGGAGTTCCGCGTTCTCGAGAACTGCCCGAAATTCAAAGCCATCTGTGCAGAGGAGACCGAGGGTCACGCGGCGAAGCGCAACAGACGCAACAGAGCCGGGAActacagcagcagcagcggcggacACTCAATCGACCTCAACGACGCCCAAGCGGAGGAGCCCTCTGATACACACACCAGGGCGCTCACGCCCTCCGGGGCAGAAGGCCAGTATCCGCAGCGCCGGATGTCTGCAGGTTCCTCCCGCTACTCGGCGGCCGCGTCTGGATCGCGGGGCGCGCAGCGCCTTCTGGAGCTCAGTCCGTGGACCATGGGGCCCATGTGGTCTTGAACAGGAACCTGAATGTGCAGTTGATGAAACAACTGCAAGATAACTGCCGTTTCTACGAGTCGGCCACCGACCCGATCACCAAGTCGATATACTATGAGCTAATGTGTAGGATCAGAGAGGAGCTGGGGCTGACTGGTCCAGGGGCGACGGGGGCAGGGGCGGCGGCGCCGGGGGGAGTGGGCGACGAAGATGAGGCCGATGTTTCCGACTCCGCCACCGAGTAGATGGTGGcggtgtttttatttgtttttgtatgtttttttttttaaatgttcgTTTTGTAATTTTCCGGTATCCATGAATACAACGAATATTTGGTCTCAtcgcactttttaattttattatttattgtctcgttctttaattatttttagtccgataattttaattgtaaaattgaattaaaaaatacaacaagaaaaataaagtgaaagttGTCCACAAAGTGTCCACTATTGCTGCGGACACTTTTTTTTGGGGCTgtggacaaataaaatggggctatggacaaaaaaaaaagttgtccaCCAAAACTTGTCCacctatagtggatgctcttacacACACTGAAGTTCATTTTCTTGTAGCAAAAGGTGATGCGGTCACCCTGGCCGCCCCCACACCCCGGCCCGACAGTTTGTGAGGGGTTCAATCAGGGTACACAGCGGCCTGTTAGAGAGGAGGCCTTCAACCCACTATCCTGACAGGAGCCCATCTCCCAAGGCCTCACACTTGTGCCTGAAAGATGGAAGCTCCCACACGCCAGTAGCGGGATTCGAACCCAGCTCCTTGTAGCAATATCTGCTCCCCCGGAACCAACTGCGCTAAGCCCCTGCGGGCTACTGAAgttcattttctcaatttagaTATAGATACATAGCTGTCACGATACAAACAATCAAGAAAAAGTAACACCTACCGGCTACCACAGTACAAACTTGGATGATATCAGTATTATTTAGGCTTGGGCAACAAATGACCATTTCTAGATCAAAACTTGCAAATTGGGATgtgaagaataaataaatcttgCTAGGAACATAGAAAACCATCCAAAGCAAGAGGGGGACTTGATAAATGTAATTACAAATTAGGCCATTCGCACATCATGTTTCTTGCGACGGCCTCTGTGATGAGCTTTCTGCAGTGAGTTCTCGCCCACTCTTTCCAACGGGGAAGCACTCTCAGCTGCAGATAAATACCGAAAGTTTTTAGCAATTGTTTGAAACGAGCAAGCATCAGTAGATGGAAGACTTGTGAAGAAGAAACAAGGGACTTGCATGCCATTTTTTTAACAACATAGAAACTTGTATAATGTTCGATTGCAATAATAGTCCTGACTTGGATCATACATCTGGGATCTAAAGATATCATCTCAGTAAAGAAACAGAACACattcaacaataaaaatgataatagtGATAGGGAAACAAGGGATTTGAATGCCATTCTTTCAACATTAAGAAGCTTGTATGAAACTCGATTATAATAACATCCCGACTCACAGTTGCTTAGAATCAACCATATGGGAAGATTAAGGAGGAACGTGCAAAAGATTAAGCAAACCAATTCCAGATGGTGAGTGTCAAGAACTAAACACAGCTACTATCATAGTTGAAACTAATTTGGGAAAATTAGACATCTGAATTCTGAAAGTTTAACCTTcaatagaagaaaataatctTTCAAGCTGATCTACCTCAAATTTCATATCATATCACTAACAAAAAAGCTGCTTCCACTTAAGAACAGACTTTCTCACCAATATAATCCCCTTTAACATAATAAGGGGCCACATAATTTCGAGTTAATCATTCAAATCAACCATAACAATATTGCATATACCTTCATAATCAAAACTCACTATCTCAATTTCAGTAACAAAATTGTTAAACTAACAAGTAAGAAATATACCTCCAGATTCATCGCCCCAAAACAAAGCCCTAGAATCGTCCTCTTCCTCATCGCCATAACCGTGTTCAGCATCGCCGCGGTAGCCCGGCTCACTCCCATACCCAGATTCATTCCCCTGGCTATCGCAATTATTACCGAACTGACCACACCCGCCGCCCACATTCTCCCTCTCTCCACCCCCCAACCCACTCGCCTCCCTCTCTCTCCGATCACTCACATCCGACGCCCAATTCGGATCCCCGAACAGCTCCCCGCTGGAGTCCGTGGCCAGCATAGGGAAATCGGAGCACGTGCCGTTCGCGGCGGAGGCGGCAACGGAGCAGCCAGCCCTGCGATCGGAGCTCCGGCCGGAGACAGAgccgcggcggcggcggcgcttGCCGGTGAACCAGCGCTTTCTGGCGGCGGAGAAGGAGAGCGCCCTGTCGTCGTCGAAGAGGGTGAGCTTGGACATGTCGAGGATGGCGtcgatggagaaggaggaggtGGCGCGGTCGGAGCGGCAGGGGCGCTTGGTGTAGGGGCCGTAGCGGGGCTTGGAGGAGGAGTCGGAATCGAGGGTTTGGGCGAAGGGGCGCCAGCTGAGGAGGTGGAAGGCGCATGATTCAATGGCGTGAATTGATTCTAACGCTCCGCCGCGTGACATAGTAGAGCGAATGATTTCCGATCGAGTCGATTAGGTGAATTCACAAATCCGATTTAGGGATTTTCCAATTCTTGATTGTGTTTGAAGAAATAGATCTGCCCAGTTCTATAAATATGCTAGTAACATAAGTATATCATTattgattttacttttaactttttttggAAATCAACGAATGGGCTGAGAATTGAGATCATATTCATATACTCCCCCGACCCACCaaaggagtactatataataaggtgattgatttttttttaaaatcaaaaaatacttttttttatattattcttttatcttttcattttttatattccattttctctaaatatcatttttaaaaattccgTACCCAAAATAAAGTCATCACTAATAGTGGAATGGAGAGATACAAAATCttaatttaaggaaaaaattccaaaataaagaaaaaaaaaagtaaagaagtAACAACACAAGCatattcaattccaaattattTCACAACACTGCGTGAAATGAGGATCACGCATGAAGGGAAGTGTGATAATCAGAAACGGGAGATCAAAGCATCTAATcttgatactccctctgtcacACTATAAGTGATgcgtatttctttttgggtcGCCCCAGTATAAGTGATACATTCTATTATGGCAAAAACGCAACAtctatatctctcttactttatcctctctctactttttttcaatcctattttattctctcctcatttaattattaaatactacttcctccgtccccgattaagagtcacacttttccatttctgtatatccccaattaagagtcacattacatttttaccataaatagtaagtaggtctcacattctattaactcaattcactcacattttattataaaatcaatataaaaaaagggtctcacattttactaactttttcaacaaatttttctttacatttcttaaaactcatgcccaGTCAAAGTgcgactcttaatcggggatggagggagtactatctAAAAACCTGTGCCCAAAAAATGTGTCACATGtgatgggacggaggaagtacgtTGTTGGTTAGAAGGGGCTTATCTTCAAAAGAAGCTCCTCTAAAACGCTATCTAATGGCATAAGTGTATGGGATGTGATAGAAGTTTATCTGTTTACGATGTATATATGTTGTTTAATATggagtaacttttaatttgtgttGCTTAGTCACTacgaaaaacaacaaatttaatttccattttttcgTCGGTAATTTACATGCCAGTACTACAGAAATTTCATCGGTAATCCATCCAATCTGTCGATAACTCTGTTTTCCGTTGGTAACTACTGATGGATTGGCCACAATaagtaattcaaatttttagagGTATGTAACCTTTAATTTTCGTTGCTTATATGAGTCATTCAATTAAAGCATGactacaaataattttttattataagtgGTTGTGTAATCCTCTAGTGAGCTCATGAAAATCAAAGAATGACTAAATGACAAGTCATCTTTTATTACAAGTGGACGTGGTGGTAGATGACATCTTATGATCTCACGACTGGCGGAGGAATGCTATAACATCTCACGTACTCACGAAAATCAAAGAATGACTAGATGACAAGTCTTTCTTTATCATAAGTGGTAGTGGAATACTATAACATCTCACTTAGGTCATAAAAGTTAAAGAATGACAGAATAACAAAGCCGTTTAAAAATCGATCAAAATCgggttaaaaccgtttaaaaattgacggaattgttagtgtaggaccaattgtgatccgagttgaaatgttcatgatgcaaaaattcaaaagataaagtataagaccaaaatcataaaatgggcATATGTCGAAGACTAATTTTGGCCTCTActctttcttttaatttaatatgttgCAAACGAAAGGATTGTGATTCGATCACTTTCATCGTTCTACTGTCAAGGGTGGTAACTTAGATAgcttatgaattttttcagGGATTGAAAATCTTTGTAGTTTCTGTTCATTCTGCAAGATTAAACTATCATCTTTACTATTTCGCAATCTTCATAATGCCAATCATTGCAAAACAAGGtggaatatttgaatttttgcttCTTGACCAAACAATTACTACAACTTATGATGTTATCTATAAGATTTATATGAATCAAACACTCTTCCCTGGGTTCAGTTAACAAAACAAGTCCAATGTTTGACACTAttgcttctttctttttaattaatgtatcaTTCACCATTTTCGCTTCTTCAATAAGTATGAGAATAGTATGTAATGAAATATCGTACTTTAGATGGATCGTGCGGCCTTGTTTATGATCCTAGAATGGGTCTCATGAAAGCTTCCAAAAATTAGGCCCTAATGAAGCCTTCTCGATGtgaaattttagtatataGTATCTAGCTCATATATCTCgaatgttttaattaatatactgaCCATCTAAATGACATAGGTTCTCTGGGTGATCCATATGTGAAACTTGTGTTGCTGCTGCTTGGACTTTGACAGTCTACTTGCTTCTTATCCCTTACTTTTCCGGTTTTCCCTTTCCGCTCTTATGGTGGCGACTGATGTGTATTAggaaagtgtgtcaaattatCAATACTGTTGATTATTTTGGTGACAAAACCATCTACATGACTTGTTGGTAAGTGGGTggttttgtttgtattttaaGGACAAGTTTAGATAAAGAGATTTATGAACATATGCAGCTTATTCCACTTATCCCCTATAAAATCAACTGAATCTGCAATGAACCCTTCTAcgtataaatttaattatatacagaGTCATGGCCTGTCCTAAGATAATAACtagtataaaattgaaatatttctttatcAGGTGATATTTGTGACTCTAAATTCCGAACTCAGTATTCTCGCTTTAAAACTTTGTGGTGACCAAATTTCTTTTTGATAGTATTACATTCTTTGTTGTTCCAACGGAGGAACCGAGTTTACAAGGAGGAACAACATCAGCTGAGAGCTGATGTAGATAATGCTAAGGGAGAAGGCAAAGGCGGTGATGGTGGCCATCACTGATAATTGCTAATGGTGCCAAAGGAGGAATGGGAAGTAccatatttgattttcttcGAACcattgttggaaataaaacaTAAAGGAGTTGTATGTATGTGGtcatttgaaaatgaaacacCCTACATCTTTAAAATGGGAGTCTCAGACTCTTGGTGCAGGAAATGCTGCTTTATGCTTTAACGCGTCTGGATTTCTTGCCATTTACTCGTGCTGTGGGGTTATACTATTTGTTATGTACACTTTGTCAGACTGACTAACTTGCTTTAACATAGTTTGGTAGATTTATATGAGTGTTCATGCTTGCTTGTTGACATGGGTGGGCTAATGGAGGAGTATGTTTTGGAGATATTCATGTACcagattttcaatttttggtcTCACTTAAGCTGGAATGATGTTTGTAGCATTGCTTCAATAAAATTCCAGAAGTGACTGGATATTAGTCTCCACTCTCCAACTTGTTTTAAGATGTCACATTGGGATTCTTATAGATAAAGTCATGCTCTAATGACTAAATATATGtcatgataaatttataatactagtaaattcactttacatattttattttttattttgtatcttAATTGCTAAATATACATGACAACCGTGTTTGCGTACTAAATCAAGTTTtgtactaaataaaataatcctcCTTTGGCCTGCTAAATATACATGACAATCGTGTTTGCGTACTAAATCATacttacatattttatattattttttgctaGAGCGACTCAATCGTGTTTTGTACTAAATCATGTTTATGATTAATTGAGGTCTCCAAAGGGAATCAAGTATTGCAGATTTTAGTAAGCAAGAGCAATGTCAATTGACACCTAGGATTCAGGCCTCACCCTCAATACTACTCCaacaaatataaagaataattACTCAACTGATGTGTACAAtatattataagtatatactctctccgttccttgttaataAAAACgcttcttttcggcacagagtttaagaatatgtgttaagagcatctccaatggcagTTAGCAGGCCGGCTAGCCGCTCCGCGCGCGCTGGCTGGTCCGCTACCGACCATTGGGACTGGCGAGCGCGAAACCGATGAGCTGTggttgatcgggatcacgtcgctgcacatcagcggctatatgaAGACTACTTCGCTCCGGAACCGCGGTTTGGGGCCAACCATttcaggcggcgttttagGATGAGTAGACcattgtttatgcgtatcgttgacgctttaGAGCGTCGATATAGGTGTTTCCGGTTCAGGtacgatgcggctggcagacccggaCACACACCTATACAAAAGTGCATTGaggcaatcaggcagttggcctacggaggcgcagtgcagacatgtgggacgagtacctccacatcggtgagacgaCTCCCCTGGATTGTTTGAAGTATTTCTGTCAGGGCGTCATTGAAATATTCCGTGATCAGTAtcttcgaagccctaccctCGAAGACTGCTAGGATCTGATGTGGATGCACGgtgagaagcatgggttcccgggGATGTTGGAcaacatagattgtatgcattgagagtggaagaattgtcccGCCGCCTGGAAAGGGTGATAGGGGCTTGGCCCTCCCAATGCTCTTCAGCCGATCAAACCCACATCAAACGCATGGAATCCAAGTTAATTAGATATCAAGATTATGTCTccaaataaatatcattttagatgGAAACATATCTTTGATTAGTTAGCCATATCTTTTAATATCTCGTCTTTGATTTATTAgctattttcatttcagtaGAATCCTTATATAAGGAGAACTATGTTTAGTCTTTTGAATattgagaattaagaaataaatacttcttttctcattcttgttccaaaaccctagaacTTCAACTAGGGAATTATCGATTTCTTTCCGTTCAATTTTCGAGTGCTCTACAAATCTCTCGATAGGGAACTTAGACCCTATCAATTGGTGCTTCCATTGATTACTCTTCTCCCACCATAATCAATTTCTCTCAAATTCACGTCCACTATTGAAACCCTAGCTTTTGTTGCTTGAACACCTTCATTCACACGCATAAACCTATCTTCTCAAAATATCATGTCTTTTCATAAGGAATCACAACAGCACCACCCAACCATCGATGATATGCTTTTGGAATTAAAACGAATGATCAAAGCTCAAAATCAGGCTTTGGTGGAGAATTTCGAGCAGCAAACGCAGATCGGAGAGGCTCCGGGCAGCCTTGCTGAGTGCTCACTTCTGCATGAGAGACCGAAGGAGCTGCCGGACCAACAGCCGGTCATGCCACCACAGTGGGACTGGTCTCTTCCGCCGTCGATCACAAACCCACCGCTGGGTATCAAACCCTGGGCCGTACCACGCCTCCGCCGCGAGCCACCACGTTTCGACGGAAAGAATGCCCCAGATTGGATCCGTAAGATCCAGAATTACTATAATCACCACTACACACCGCTAGATGATCGTCTTTATCTTACACAATATTTGTTCGATCACCCAGCATCAGATTGGAGGGAATATTGGATGGAAACTAACAAAGGCAAGAGTTGGGATGATTTCTTATTGGATTTAAAACAACGGTTTGATCCCGAATTCTATAAGCCCTATGCGGCGCCTGCCTCATTTGGGCCATTTCGATGGACTAGAGAGACCAGCCGAGACCAGCGACAACCTATACGCCCAACGGCGTACCCTATTGCGAACCAGGAGCCAATTATGGTCGTCAAGGAGCCACTTCCACGAATAGAGGAAGTCAAGCAAACAATTATGGCCGTTAAGGAGCACAACCCAGATGACGATCTCATTGTCCAAACTTGTAGTGATCTGCATATGGCTAGTGAAATGAGCGTTGGCGACGATATCCAGGGCGTCGGGCATGACGTGGAGCAAGCTGCGCAAGTTCAAGCTCTTACTGAGCCCATTCTGCCAAGAGACGGCTCAACAGATCCAGTGGAAGAAGACGTAGTGAAAAAGGGAGTTTCGTTGGATCTAGGTGATAAAAGCAGTGTATCCTTGGAGGCCAGCTCGAGTCCTCGACATAATGTTGTACAACATTTGGACAGGAGATTTTGTGTGGGTTGGAGACCACCACCTTTCCAAACACCTGgctcattttcatatattgcGTCATTGAACAGATTTCGTGTGGTTTCCCCTCGATCCTCGCGAGATGAGCCCATAGGGTCTGTGGTACTGATATATGCTGATATCAATGCTCTGGACACACCTCCTGTCAAGCCATCGTCAATCCCGCTTAATCTTGAGGTGGAGATGGATTACGCTACTGTGGGGGCAAGATGTAACAAGGGGTTTCATGAAAATGATTATGGAAAGGACGACGCAACAGCTGCTCTAGGAAAACAACATTTTGAACTGTTGTGCATTACTTTAGAGGATACAAGGGAAAGAAGTGATGGTATAGCGTGCAGAAACATTACTATAGGTTTGAAAGTGCTGCCTGACCGACCGACCTTCTCCAGCCGTGCTGCTAATGCTTCTGTCGTGGACTCGCTGCTGTCACGGATCAAC
The genomic region above belongs to Salvia hispanica cultivar TCC Black 2014 chromosome 3, UniMelb_Shisp_WGS_1.0, whole genome shotgun sequence and contains:
- the LOC125214685 gene encoding mitochondrial zinc maintenance protein 1, mitochondrial; amino-acid sequence: MGSEALTAYRALLRATRKTFAGDTLMLKQSAAEVRKKFDENRHVTSAADLSRLMEEAREASHFISTMIVQAKLNDRGGYEVKADKEHAGATLEIPSEEILKNA
- the LOC125211706 gene encoding uncharacterized protein LOC125211706, with the protein product MSRGGALESIHAIESCAFHLLSWRPFAQTLDSDSSSKPRYGPYTKRPCRSDRATSSFSIDAILDMSKLTLFDDDRALSFSAARKRWFTGKRRRRRGSVSGRSSDRRAGCSVAASAANGTCSDFPMLATDSSGELFGDPNWASDVSDRREREASGLGGGERENVGGGCGQFGNNCDSQGNESGYGSEPGYRGDAEHGYGDEEEDDSRALFWGDESGAESASPLERVGENSLQKAHHRGRRKKHDVRMA